The following are from one region of the Silene latifolia isolate original U9 population chromosome 9, ASM4854445v1, whole genome shotgun sequence genome:
- the LOC141598267 gene encoding uncharacterized protein LOC141598267, producing MATSSTPSTTSLGKDSWLRSVMDKCILKDDGSNFLEWESNIKSAALSDNVLTYLTDAPPIEPGARASSAVRTAHDDYVRMLNDIKNVLIWSISPNLKLSCISLNAYEIFTRMITMFSQTPKVRQYDAAARFFEAKLERGQKVGPHVLKMVEYVDILERLGCKIPKTLVVDRILHSLPTKFAHFRVNYNMNDMDKSYHEIHALLTQAERDMEASGSEKGDVLTMKLKNMSLGVKKGKGKEKSQFKKSSKKIDKGKGKAVVNGNPKAKSVKLSEAECFHCNGKGHYRRSCPKYLEDLKEGRVTPIGYKGRASTSKR from the exons atggcaacttcatcaactccatcgactacttcactaggcaaagattcatggctaaggtccgtaatggacaaatgtattttaaaagatgacggtagtaactttcttgaatgggaatccaacatcaaaagtgccgcgttgtccgacaatgtgctcacttacttgaccgatgctcctcctatcgagcccggtgcaagagcttcatcggcggtgcggaccgcccatgatgactatgtgaggatgttgaatgatatcaagaatgtgttgatatggtcaatatcgccaaacctcaagctatcatgcatttctttaaatgcttacgagatattcactcgtatgatcactatgttttcacaaacacctaaagtccgtcaatacgatgcggcggcacgcttctttgaagctaagcttgagaggggccaaaaggttggtccccatgtccttaaaatggtcgaatatgttgacatcctagagcgtctagggtgtaagattcctaaaactcttgtggtggatcgtatccttcactcactccccaccaagtttgcccactttagggtaaactacaacatgaatgatatggataagagttaccatgaaattcatgcactcctcacccaagcggagagggatatggaggctagtgggagtgaaaagggagatgttttaaccatgaagttaaagaacatgtctcttggagtcaagaaaggaaaagggaaagaaaagtcccaattcaagaaatcgtcaaagaaaattgacaagggaaaggggaaggccgttgtgaatggcaatcccaaggcaaaaagtgtcaagctctccgaggccgaatgtttccattgtaatgggaaggggcattataggaggagttgtcccaaatacttggaggatctcaaggaagggcgtgtgacgcctattg ggtataagggacgtgcaagcactagcaaaaggtga